In Granulicella sibirica, the following proteins share a genomic window:
- a CDS encoding NAD-dependent epimerase/dehydratase family protein, which produces MKIPLQTDVLQPELKVSKHILITGGAGFVGSHLADGLLAAGHRVRVLDDLIPQVHQNGPPSYLSAEVELVVGDVRDPNLLREVLKGIDVVFHFAATVGVGQSMYEISRYMSVNTQGTAELLQAILDTKSPLQKLVVASSMSIYGEGRYVCGGCGQAAFPPVRPVSQLKAGHWELHCDACGGVLQPEPTNETKPSEINSIYALSKRDQEELCLIYGRTYGLPVTALRFFNIYGTRQALSNPYTGVAAIFASRLINNQAPLVFEDGEQQRDFVSVHDIVRANMLAMERPESDGEVINIGCGKPIKIQRVAEILAEALGKPELRPVISQKYRSGDIRHCFADLTKARRLLGYEPQVSHEEGFRELAAWLAHQEAEDKAETMLQELSTYGLTA; this is translated from the coding sequence ATGAAGATCCCCTTGCAAACGGACGTCCTTCAGCCTGAGCTGAAGGTATCGAAGCACATTTTGATCACTGGGGGCGCGGGCTTTGTTGGCTCGCACCTAGCGGACGGGCTACTGGCAGCAGGTCATCGTGTTCGCGTGCTGGATGATCTGATCCCTCAGGTTCATCAGAACGGACCGCCATCGTACCTCTCCGCTGAGGTGGAGTTGGTTGTTGGAGACGTGCGTGACCCGAATCTGCTGCGTGAGGTGCTGAAGGGTATCGACGTGGTCTTTCACTTTGCCGCGACTGTAGGTGTCGGGCAATCCATGTATGAGATCAGTCGCTACATGAGCGTTAACACGCAAGGCACGGCAGAGCTTCTGCAGGCGATCCTCGATACGAAGTCTCCGCTCCAGAAGCTGGTTGTGGCATCTTCCATGTCGATCTACGGAGAAGGCCGCTATGTCTGTGGTGGCTGTGGCCAGGCGGCTTTTCCGCCAGTGCGTCCGGTCTCACAGCTGAAGGCCGGGCATTGGGAGCTTCACTGCGATGCGTGCGGCGGCGTGCTTCAGCCGGAGCCGACGAACGAGACAAAACCTTCAGAGATTAACTCTATCTATGCGCTTTCCAAGCGCGACCAAGAGGAGTTATGTCTGATCTATGGCCGCACCTACGGTCTTCCTGTGACGGCACTGCGGTTCTTCAATATCTATGGGACTCGGCAGGCACTCTCCAACCCTTACACGGGCGTTGCGGCTATCTTTGCCTCCCGGTTAATTAACAACCAGGCCCCCCTGGTCTTTGAGGATGGTGAGCAGCAGCGTGACTTCGTCAGCGTGCATGACATTGTTCGCGCGAATATGTTGGCGATGGAGCGGCCAGAGTCTGACGGCGAGGTGATTAATATCGGTTGCGGCAAGCCGATCAAGATCCAGAGAGTAGCGGAGATACTTGCCGAGGCGCTGGGCAAGCCGGAGTTGAGGCCGGTCATCAGCCAGAAGTACCGGTCCGGCGATATACGGCATTGCTTCGCGGACCTGACGAAGGCGCGGCGGTTACTGGGATATGAGCCGCAGGTAAGCCATGAAGAAGGCTTTCGCGAACTGGCTGCGTGGCTTGCGCATCAGGAGGCGGAGGACAAGGCCGAGACGATGTTGCAGGAGTTGAGCACTTATGGCCTGACCGCCTAA
- a CDS encoding GDP-mannose 4,6-dehydratase — MKNWKRRTILITGGAGFIGSNLAERLLQEPDTRVRVFDNLSRPGVEHNLLWLQGLADSDRLEFVQGDVRDPSDVYAASADADEIFHLAAQVAVTTSIDDPRMDFEVNAAGTFHVLEAARRAGRRPFVLFTSTNKVYGSLYGVPVKVSGSRYVAESPGFHGVNESEALDFHSPYGCSKGAADQYVRDYARIYDLPTVVFRMSCIAGPRQFGTEDQGWVAHFLYSVLERRPITIYGDGFQVRDILQVHDLVDGMMAARSAQGRTAGEVYNLGGGPERAVSIVEMLDAIQEETGLAPVLQYDDVRPGDQPLYISDTSKLTLHTGWKPRRSCRETLKAIHDFWSGNRALLQHQRQAAIQGEVSDLVAEEVA; from the coding sequence ATGAAGAACTGGAAGCGACGCACGATCCTGATTACCGGAGGCGCCGGCTTCATCGGCTCGAACCTGGCGGAGCGCCTGCTGCAGGAGCCTGATACCCGGGTGCGGGTCTTCGACAATCTTTCGCGACCCGGCGTGGAGCATAACCTTCTCTGGCTGCAGGGCCTTGCGGACAGCGACCGGCTGGAGTTTGTGCAGGGCGATGTTCGGGATCCTTCCGACGTCTACGCGGCCTCTGCGGATGCCGACGAGATCTTTCATCTGGCGGCGCAGGTCGCGGTCACCACATCGATCGATGATCCGCGCATGGACTTTGAGGTGAACGCGGCAGGCACGTTCCATGTGCTTGAGGCCGCGCGCCGCGCCGGCAGGCGTCCATTCGTTCTGTTTACCTCAACAAACAAGGTGTATGGCTCCCTGTACGGAGTGCCGGTGAAGGTATCAGGAAGCCGGTACGTTGCGGAGAGTCCTGGTTTTCACGGCGTGAATGAGAGTGAAGCGCTCGACTTCCACTCGCCCTATGGATGCTCCAAGGGAGCGGCGGACCAATATGTGCGTGATTATGCACGTATTTACGACCTGCCGACGGTGGTGTTTCGCATGTCCTGCATCGCGGGTCCACGGCAGTTTGGCACCGAGGATCAGGGATGGGTTGCGCACTTTCTCTACTCGGTGCTGGAGCGCCGTCCGATCACCATCTATGGCGACGGCTTCCAGGTGCGCGACATTCTGCAAGTGCACGACCTGGTGGACGGCATGATGGCGGCTCGCAGCGCGCAGGGCCGCACGGCCGGCGAGGTGTATAACCTGGGCGGCGGACCGGAGCGGGCTGTATCGATCGTCGAGATGCTGGACGCGATTCAGGAGGAGACCGGGCTTGCGCCGGTACTGCAGTATGACGACGTTCGGCCGGGAGATCAGCCTCTTTACATCTCAGACACGAGCAAGCTCACCCTGCACACAGGATGGAAGCCACGACGCTCCTGCCGTGAGACCTTGAAGGCAATCCATGATTTCTGGAGCGGCAATCGTGCTCTGCTGCAGCATCAACGTCAGGCTGCGATCCAGGGCGAAGTCTCAGATCTTGTGGCGGAGGAGGTTGCATGA
- a CDS encoding TIGR04295 family B12-binding domain-containing radical SAM protein: MRYALVNPKWSFEGSTYFGCAEPHFPLELLSAREVLRGAGQEVLLIDAWMEDLTPEQVRKRLEGFHEDFLVIPTAPSYLFWRCPQPELRIPQQWIAALNRSSRKVVIGPHGSVTPLATLRKTGADIVLRGEPDQTLPQLASIPREMIAGCVWRDDAGRVSATPGLGATDMRAIGMLDYSDYPVEKHAHLHHIFAGNGADHLHRGAEVEFARGCPYSCTFCNKTLFRNKYRERELSAVVAEIDQLIARGVEYIYFIDEIFGVGKQVRALLEEIAKRPVSIGFQTRIDLWDEKSIELLARAHCVSFECGVESITDEGRDAMNKNCRITTDRITELLVYARQRIPWVQANLIKVREDDPAQVADWQANLKAQGVWVSEPVPMFPFPGSPEYVTTFGEQPDENAWERAHDFYLQLFADKGFSDIQDQQPLTLRELEQADEELACVSC; encoded by the coding sequence ATGAGATACGCCCTCGTCAATCCGAAATGGAGCTTTGAAGGCTCTACCTACTTCGGTTGCGCGGAGCCCCATTTTCCGCTGGAGTTGCTCTCCGCGCGAGAGGTTCTACGCGGTGCTGGGCAGGAGGTGTTGCTCATCGATGCGTGGATGGAAGATCTCACACCGGAGCAGGTCCGCAAGCGGCTGGAAGGCTTCCATGAGGATTTTCTGGTGATCCCGACAGCGCCTTCCTATCTGTTCTGGCGTTGTCCCCAGCCTGAGCTTCGGATTCCGCAGCAGTGGATTGCTGCGCTCAACCGATCATCCCGGAAGGTTGTGATCGGGCCGCACGGATCCGTCACGCCGCTGGCGACGCTGCGAAAGACGGGAGCCGATATTGTGCTGCGAGGAGAGCCGGATCAGACGCTGCCGCAACTGGCTTCCATACCACGGGAGATGATTGCCGGGTGCGTCTGGCGGGATGACGCCGGTCGCGTCAGCGCGACTCCCGGGCTGGGCGCAACCGACATGCGAGCGATTGGGATGCTGGACTACTCCGATTATCCCGTAGAGAAGCATGCGCATCTGCATCACATCTTCGCGGGCAATGGGGCGGACCACCTGCATCGCGGGGCTGAGGTGGAGTTTGCTCGTGGATGCCCGTACAGCTGCACGTTCTGCAATAAGACACTGTTCAGGAACAAATATCGTGAGCGTGAATTGAGCGCCGTGGTGGCGGAGATCGATCAGCTCATCGCGCGAGGGGTCGAGTATATCTACTTTATCGACGAGATCTTTGGTGTCGGCAAGCAGGTGCGTGCGTTGCTGGAAGAGATTGCGAAACGGCCGGTGTCCATAGGTTTTCAGACGCGCATCGACCTGTGGGATGAAAAATCGATCGAACTTCTGGCTCGGGCGCACTGTGTCTCCTTTGAATGCGGGGTGGAGTCGATCACCGACGAAGGTCGCGATGCGATGAACAAGAACTGCCGCATCACAACGGACCGCATTACGGAGCTGCTTGTGTATGCGCGGCAGCGGATTCCATGGGTGCAGGCGAATCTGATCAAGGTACGCGAAGACGACCCCGCCCAGGTGGCGGACTGGCAGGCAAATCTGAAGGCGCAGGGCGTATGGGTCAGCGAACCGGTACCGATGTTCCCGTTTCCCGGAAGTCCTGAGTACGTCACCACCTTCGGTGAGCAGCCGGATGAGAACGCCTGGGAGCGGGCGCATGACTTCTACCTGCAGCTGTTCGCAGATAAAGGCTTCAGCGACATCCAGGATCAGCAGCCTTTGACCCTGCGCGAACTGGAACAGGCGGATGAGGAGTTGGCATGCGTGTCCTGCTGA
- a CDS encoding glycosyltransferase family 4 protein: protein MRVLLTTDTIGGVWTFGTILAHGLMARGHSVALVSLGRAPSRSQLEWTVRTSAQFGAAFRYKASEVPLEWMAENQFAYSDAEGLLLQTIGDFQVEVVHASQFCFGALQVEVPKVLTAHSDVLSWAEACRPDGLEDSRWLRTYQELVSCGLQGADRIVAPTQWMRDALTRNFAAASGARVILNGRSLTLEQEKESRTLTAVTVGRAWDEAKGMAVLDEIEASIPVQVIGEESFAGTQAPQWGKVEFLGRRDDGEVFKALRRSSIYLATSIYEPFGLAPLEAALCGCGVVARDIESLREVWGSGADYFRDADGLSRAMLRLRDSQPQREALQARSLARAQELSAARMVDAYIAEYEEMLTARSVSQEDVAAYAI from the coding sequence ATGCGTGTCCTGCTGACCACGGACACGATCGGAGGAGTATGGACGTTTGGCACAATCCTGGCGCATGGACTGATGGCGCGTGGTCACTCCGTGGCGCTCGTGAGTCTTGGCCGTGCACCCTCGAGATCGCAACTGGAATGGACTGTCAGGACCAGCGCGCAATTTGGAGCGGCGTTTCGCTACAAAGCATCTGAGGTTCCACTGGAATGGATGGCTGAGAATCAGTTCGCTTACTCTGACGCGGAGGGTTTGTTACTTCAGACCATCGGAGACTTTCAGGTGGAAGTTGTGCATGCAAGTCAGTTCTGCTTTGGAGCGCTGCAGGTCGAGGTGCCGAAGGTTCTGACAGCTCATAGCGATGTGCTGAGCTGGGCTGAAGCGTGTAGACCGGACGGGCTGGAAGACTCAAGATGGCTGAGGACGTACCAAGAGTTGGTCTCATGTGGACTTCAGGGAGCGGATCGTATTGTTGCTCCGACACAATGGATGCGCGATGCCCTGACGCGCAATTTTGCGGCGGCTTCGGGAGCGCGGGTGATTCTGAATGGCCGAAGCCTCACTCTTGAGCAGGAAAAGGAGTCGCGCACGTTGACTGCGGTGACCGTGGGGCGTGCCTGGGATGAGGCGAAAGGAATGGCAGTGTTGGACGAGATTGAAGCTTCTATACCGGTTCAGGTCATCGGAGAAGAAAGTTTCGCGGGGACCCAGGCGCCGCAGTGGGGAAAGGTGGAGTTCCTCGGCAGACGGGATGACGGCGAGGTTTTCAAAGCCCTTCGCCGCAGCAGCATTTATCTCGCGACTTCGATCTATGAGCCGTTCGGACTGGCTCCGCTCGAGGCGGCGCTCTGTGGGTGCGGTGTTGTTGCTCGGGATATCGAGAGTCTGCGCGAGGTCTGGGGCAGCGGCGCTGATTATTTCAGGGACGCCGACGGCCTGAGCAGGGCGATGCTGCGTTTGCGTGACTCCCAGCCGCAGCGCGAGGCTCTGCAGGCCCGGTCTCTGGCCCGTGCCCAGGAACTCTCGGCTGCACGGATGGTCGACGCATACATTGCTGAGTATGAAGAGATGCTGACCGCGCGGAGTGTGTCGCAGGAGGATGTGGCCGCTTATGCCATCTAA
- a CDS encoding CgeB family protein, which yields MPSKLRIAYVAHTLRSDWNNGNAHFLRGWMRALAAMGHDVTVVEPETEWSIENLRTEALGEHSLSQFAALYPELNVRTYARGAGEDWWRATLKDQDIVILHEWNPPEYAQRLLSFRDELGFLLLFHDTHHRASSTPEQMERFGLARFDCVLAFGEALRTIYRERFGLTRVWTLHEAADTTVFRPEPSAMKIRDAVWIGNWGEGERSHEIRDYYLKPAAALRDEARFAIYGVRYPPEGLDACSQAGVSYGGYLPNLDAPAVYAGARLTVHIPRQQYSTAMAGIPTIRVFEALACGIPLISAPWQDCEELFRPGDFTMVHSRAEMIAAMRRLWNDPAAAEGQRARGLKTILARHTCAHRAQQLTDICEELNG from the coding sequence ATGCCATCTAAGCTTCGCATTGCTTACGTGGCACACACGCTTCGTTCGGACTGGAATAACGGCAACGCCCACTTTCTGCGGGGATGGATGCGAGCGTTGGCTGCCATGGGGCACGACGTTACCGTTGTGGAGCCCGAGACGGAGTGGTCCATAGAAAACCTGAGGACCGAGGCCCTGGGCGAGCACTCGCTTTCTCAGTTTGCAGCCCTGTACCCGGAACTGAACGTGAGGACCTATGCGCGGGGCGCAGGCGAAGACTGGTGGCGCGCGACGCTGAAGGATCAGGACATCGTCATCCTGCATGAATGGAATCCACCTGAGTATGCACAGCGACTGCTCAGCTTTCGAGATGAGCTTGGGTTTCTTCTGCTGTTTCATGATACGCATCACCGAGCCTCTTCAACGCCGGAGCAGATGGAGCGGTTCGGGCTTGCGCGGTTCGATTGTGTGCTCGCCTTTGGAGAAGCGCTTCGAACGATCTACCGGGAACGCTTCGGGCTTACACGGGTGTGGACGCTGCATGAAGCGGCGGATACGACGGTGTTCCGGCCTGAACCGTCTGCTATGAAGATCAGAGACGCGGTCTGGATCGGCAACTGGGGCGAGGGCGAACGATCCCATGAGATTCGGGACTATTACCTGAAACCTGCTGCCGCGCTGCGCGATGAAGCCAGGTTTGCGATCTACGGCGTGCGTTATCCGCCGGAAGGCCTGGACGCTTGCAGCCAGGCCGGGGTAAGTTACGGTGGCTACCTGCCCAACCTGGATGCGCCTGCGGTATATGCCGGCGCGCGGCTGACCGTTCATATTCCCAGGCAGCAGTACAGCACGGCGATGGCGGGCATCCCGACGATTCGAGTGTTTGAGGCTCTGGCTTGCGGGATACCATTGATCTCCGCGCCATGGCAGGACTGTGAGGAGCTGTTTCGACCCGGTGATTTCACGATGGTGCACAGCCGTGCGGAGATGATCGCGGCGATGCGCAGGCTTTGGAACGACCCGGCAGCGGCTGAAGGGCAGAGAGCCCGCGGGCTGAAGACCATCCTGGCGCGTCATACCTGCGCTCATCGCGCACAGCAACTAACGGATATTTGTGAGGAGTTGAACGGGTGA
- a CDS encoding CgeB family protein, whose translation MKIFAFGSSIVSSYWNGAATYYRGCYKYLSRRGHQITFAEPDAYGRQQRRDSDDFSYVRSLVYQPEIDLDAMLKLAGEADVIVKHSGIGVDDETLERRILERQGSAAITFWDVDAPATIARMHADGNDAFRISMPQYDAVLTYGGGPWCREQYLALGARAYFSIYNGLDPETHHPVPLDVSLRCDVAFLGNRLPDREARVEELFLRAADLAPESSFLLGGEGWGDKQIPPNVRYIGHVPTADHNRVNCSAGMVMNINRASMASSGFSPPTRVFEVAGAGTCLLCDDWPGIDDCFKPGSEILVVKTAEDVVRALAEHDDASRRRIGEAFHSRGLRDHTYAQRAAQAEAAFEHCLRERALV comes from the coding sequence GTGAAGATCTTTGCGTTTGGATCGAGTATTGTGTCGTCTTACTGGAACGGCGCGGCTACCTACTACCGCGGCTGTTACAAATACCTCTCGAGACGAGGTCATCAGATTACGTTTGCCGAGCCGGATGCGTATGGGCGGCAGCAGCGTCGCGACTCAGATGATTTCTCCTATGTGCGTTCTCTCGTATACCAGCCGGAAATCGATCTGGATGCGATGCTGAAGCTGGCGGGCGAAGCGGACGTCATTGTGAAGCACAGCGGGATCGGGGTGGATGACGAGACGCTGGAGCGTCGGATCCTGGAGCGTCAGGGCAGCGCGGCCATCACCTTCTGGGATGTGGATGCGCCTGCGACGATCGCGCGCATGCACGCGGATGGGAATGACGCCTTCAGGATCTCCATGCCGCAGTATGATGCGGTGCTGACGTATGGCGGCGGTCCGTGGTGCCGCGAGCAGTACCTTGCGCTTGGCGCGCGGGCTTACTTCAGCATATATAACGGGCTGGATCCGGAGACGCACCATCCCGTGCCGCTGGATGTCTCGCTACGCTGTGACGTAGCCTTTCTTGGGAACCGGCTGCCGGACCGTGAGGCGCGGGTCGAGGAACTGTTTCTCAGAGCGGCTGATCTGGCGCCCGAGAGCAGCTTCCTGCTTGGCGGCGAGGGCTGGGGAGATAAGCAGATTCCGCCGAATGTGCGGTACATCGGTCATGTACCGACCGCCGATCACAACCGGGTGAATTGCTCGGCCGGCATGGTCATGAACATCAATCGGGCGTCCATGGCATCCTCCGGCTTTTCACCGCCGACGCGTGTGTTTGAGGTCGCGGGCGCCGGAACGTGCCTGCTCTGTGACGACTGGCCGGGGATCGATGATTGCTTTAAGCCGGGATCTGAGATCCTGGTGGTGAAGACGGCGGAGGACGTGGTGCGTGCCCTGGCAGAGCACGATGATGCCAGCCGCCGAAGGATCGGCGAGGCCTTCCATTCGAGGGGTCTGCGGGATCATACCTATGCCCAGCGTGCAGCGCAGGCGGAGGCGGCCTTTGAGCACTGTCTGCGGGAGCGCGCGCTGGTATGA
- a CDS encoding CgeB family protein — protein sequence MRIVVYGLTVTSSWGNGHATTYRSLLKALTRRGHQIVFVEKDVEWYRSNRDLPRPAFCTVELYDDWAAEETRLVRLSLDADAVIVGSYFHDAIAASQALFAQVRCPVLFYDIDTPITLNRLRENGGTEYLDGRQIPAYSAYLSFTSGPALQEIEQRFGARRAVAFFCSVDPEIYHPTAIQAEFQCALSYLGTYAGDRQGKLMELLNHAAGMLPAERFVVAGPQYPDTLSWNANVERIIHLPPPDHPAFYSSSRFTLNLTRSDMVAAGYSPSVRLFEASACGAAILSDSWPGLTEFLTPGEEVLLPANGEEVARMVTGISEEERTRMGARARERVLAAHTSEHRAIEFERIVSECA from the coding sequence ATGAGGATCGTTGTGTATGGATTGACGGTTACGTCGTCCTGGGGTAACGGACATGCGACGACGTATCGGTCCTTGCTGAAGGCTTTAACCCGGCGAGGCCATCAAATTGTGTTCGTCGAAAAGGACGTGGAGTGGTACCGGAGCAACCGCGATCTTCCGCGTCCCGCGTTCTGCACGGTTGAGCTGTACGATGACTGGGCCGCAGAGGAGACACGCCTGGTTCGCTTGAGTCTGGACGCAGATGCGGTCATTGTTGGCTCGTACTTTCATGACGCAATCGCGGCTTCGCAGGCTTTGTTCGCCCAGGTACGATGTCCCGTGCTGTTCTATGACATCGACACGCCGATTACCTTGAACCGGCTGCGGGAGAACGGTGGAACAGAGTATCTGGATGGACGGCAAATCCCGGCCTACTCGGCTTACTTGAGCTTCACCAGCGGGCCCGCACTTCAGGAGATTGAACAGAGGTTTGGAGCTCGGCGGGCTGTCGCGTTCTTTTGTTCGGTCGATCCCGAGATCTATCATCCTACCGCGATCCAGGCAGAGTTTCAGTGCGCGCTCAGCTATCTGGGCACGTATGCCGGGGACCGGCAGGGTAAGCTGATGGAGCTTTTGAACCATGCCGCCGGTATGCTGCCGGCAGAGCGGTTCGTGGTCGCGGGACCGCAGTATCCGGACACGCTCAGCTGGAATGCGAACGTCGAACGCATCATTCATCTTCCACCTCCGGATCATCCGGCCTTCTACTCTTCCTCCCGGTTTACGCTCAATCTGACGCGGAGCGACATGGTGGCAGCTGGGTACTCTCCTTCGGTTCGTCTGTTTGAGGCCTCTGCATGTGGAGCCGCTATCCTCTCCGATTCATGGCCCGGTCTGACGGAGTTCCTGACGCCCGGCGAAGAGGTTCTGCTTCCTGCAAACGGTGAGGAGGTTGCACGGATGGTGACCGGCATCTCTGAAGAAGAACGTACGCGCATGGGAGCGCGGGCGCGGGAGAGAGTGCTGGCCGCCCACACCTCAGAGCATCGGGCGATTGAGTTTGAGCGGATTGTGAGCGAGTGTGCGTGA
- a CDS encoding HAD family hydrolase, which translates to MTPWDAYDVYLFDIDGTLLNATDAVHYFAFCDALTELAGRSLNLDGVTAQGNVDNGILRDALALAGVPDHQWRPRLPEMQQRMCAFVTRDQADLRLQVLPQVPEVLDHLRAKGAILGVATGNLEGIGRVKLAHAGLLDRFHFGGYSNAHEFRHEVFKSAVETARSLTRADASICVVGDTPADVRAAHSNGLDIIAVATGIFPLATLQAESPTRAVSSLAELLIHPL; encoded by the coding sequence ATGACGCCCTGGGATGCTTATGATGTGTACCTGTTCGACATTGATGGAACGCTGCTCAATGCCACCGATGCCGTGCACTACTTCGCCTTCTGCGACGCCCTGACGGAACTGGCCGGCCGCTCTCTGAACCTCGATGGCGTGACCGCGCAGGGCAATGTGGATAACGGCATTCTGCGCGATGCGCTGGCCCTGGCCGGTGTTCCCGATCATCAATGGAGACCTCGCCTCCCTGAGATGCAGCAACGCATGTGCGCATTCGTGACGCGCGATCAGGCGGACCTTCGGCTGCAGGTGTTGCCGCAGGTGCCTGAGGTACTCGATCACCTTCGCGCGAAGGGCGCCATCCTCGGCGTCGCGACAGGAAACCTGGAGGGCATCGGCCGCGTCAAGCTTGCGCACGCCGGCCTGCTCGATCGCTTTCACTTCGGCGGTTACAGCAATGCGCATGAATTCCGTCATGAAGTCTTCAAGTCAGCGGTTGAGACGGCACGCAGCCTCACCCGCGCCGACGCAAGCATCTGCGTCGTAGGCGATACGCCGGCTGACGTTCGTGCCGCACACTCCAACGGCCTGGATATTATTGCCGTTGCCACCGGCATCTTTCCGCTTGCAACCCTTCAGGCTGAGTCACCCACCCGCGCCGTGTCCAGCCTGGCTGAGCTGCTCATTCACCCGCTCTGA
- a CDS encoding ADP-heptose--LPS heptosyltransferase produces MSQRDLPGALQHFDLARQYACSADRIDAGLWQVHMLAGEFEPAWQASDRIRAGHTPDPHRFWSGESLAGKDVIVRSLHGLGDAVQMFRYAPQLKALARSVTWQVPPNLLGLAPCFDGVDQVITWEQPCVWEAQVEITELPYLFRTTLAHLPIATRYLSAPVPPVQRSKPRVGLVWAAGEWNKGRSIPLAAFDSLLSTAGFDFVNLQGGTNHETDRRMEVAEPGLPALAAAIAGLDLVITVDTLAAHLAGALQISAWVLLEHAADWRWMTDREDSPWYPSLRLFRQTRPGDWSQPLASIHQTLGTLRR; encoded by the coding sequence TTGAGCCAGCGTGATCTTCCGGGTGCACTTCAGCACTTCGATCTGGCCCGCCAGTACGCATGCTCGGCGGATCGCATCGACGCAGGTTTGTGGCAGGTACACATGCTTGCGGGGGAGTTTGAACCGGCGTGGCAGGCAAGCGACCGCATACGCGCCGGCCATACCCCCGATCCCCACCGCTTCTGGTCGGGGGAATCACTGGCCGGCAAGGATGTCATCGTTCGCTCCCTGCATGGGCTGGGCGATGCCGTTCAGATGTTCCGCTACGCGCCTCAACTCAAGGCGCTGGCGCGATCCGTGACCTGGCAGGTTCCGCCCAACCTGCTTGGGCTGGCCCCCTGCTTCGATGGCGTGGACCAGGTCATTACCTGGGAGCAGCCCTGCGTCTGGGAGGCGCAGGTTGAGATCACGGAGCTTCCCTACCTATTCCGCACCACGCTCGCTCATCTGCCCATCGCCACCCGGTACCTCAGCGCGCCGGTTCCGCCCGTACAGCGCTCCAAGCCTCGTGTTGGCCTCGTCTGGGCGGCGGGCGAGTGGAACAAGGGCCGCTCCATTCCGCTGGCAGCGTTTGATTCCCTCCTGAGCACTGCCGGGTTTGATTTTGTAAACCTGCAGGGTGGTACGAACCATGAAACAGACCGCCGCATGGAAGTGGCCGAGCCAGGACTGCCAGCACTGGCCGCCGCCATAGCGGGTCTTGATCTTGTCATCACGGTGGATACCCTGGCCGCGCATCTGGCTGGCGCACTCCAGATTTCCGCGTGGGTGCTGCTGGAGCATGCCGCGGACTGGCGATGGATGACCGACCGCGAGGATAGTCCCTGGTATCCATCGCTGCGCCTGTTTCGCCAGACGCGGCCGGGAGACTGGTCTCAACCGCTCGCATCCATCCATCAGACTTTAGGTACCCTTAGAAGATGA
- a CDS encoding TIGR04290 family methyltransferase yields MHATPHPLLEDQQQLERRIRDLGPWFHNLRLGGIATAPDHFLGDYPEVKYDRFRTTLPADMTGLTVLDIGCNAGFYSLEMKRRGADRVLGIDTDDRYLAQARFAAEISGLDVCFERLPVWDVASLRERFDLVIFMGVLYHLRHPLLALDLIHEHVANDLLLFQSMQRGSRELAVVEEDYDFSAPAPFDQSGYPKMHFIEHRYSHDETNWWVPNRACAEAMLRSAGFSIEAQPEEEVYLCRAHAIQVPPDGPHSVYPKH; encoded by the coding sequence TCGTGACCTTGGTCCCTGGTTCCATAACCTCCGCCTGGGTGGGATCGCCACGGCGCCGGATCACTTTCTGGGCGACTACCCAGAGGTGAAATACGATCGCTTCCGCACGACCCTCCCAGCCGACATGACCGGATTGACCGTGCTGGATATCGGCTGCAACGCAGGATTTTATTCGCTGGAGATGAAGCGCCGCGGCGCGGACCGTGTACTTGGCATCGATACCGATGACCGATACCTTGCGCAGGCCCGTTTTGCCGCCGAGATCTCCGGGCTCGACGTCTGCTTTGAACGTCTTCCCGTCTGGGACGTGGCCTCGCTGCGCGAGCGATTCGACCTGGTCATCTTTATGGGAGTGCTTTACCACCTTCGCCATCCGCTGCTCGCGCTGGACCTGATCCACGAGCATGTGGCGAATGACCTGCTCCTGTTTCAGTCCATGCAGCGTGGAAGCCGAGAGCTTGCTGTCGTAGAAGAGGATTATGATTTCTCTGCTCCCGCGCCGTTCGACCAATCCGGGTATCCCAAGATGCACTTCATTGAGCATCGTTACTCTCACGATGAGACCAACTGGTGGGTTCCCAACCGCGCCTGCGCGGAAGCCATGCTTCGGTCCGCGGGTTTCAGCATTGAGGCTCAACCAGAAGAAGAGGTCTACCTGTGCCGCGCTCACGCCATCCAGGTGCCGCCGGATGGCCCTCACTCCGTCTACCCAAAACATTAG